Genomic DNA from Brassica rapa cultivar Chiifu-401-42 chromosome A04, CAAS_Brap_v3.01, whole genome shotgun sequence:
GTCATTGCCCATTCCACCGTACTAGAGTTTGTGTCTGTGCCGGCTGAAAATAGGTCCTGACAGGTAGATGCACATACTATACATACTTAAATTCAGATATACTAAAAGTGCAATTGCCTACACAATTATAAGAATAAATGGTGGAATTTGATATATTGTGAGAAAATTCCGATTTTAAGTGAAAATTAGTGGAGACTAATTCCACTATTGGTGGAATTTGAtaatttgtaaaagaaaatcGATTTTAAATGCAAATTAGTGGAGACCAATTCCACTTAGTCTGCTAAACAGAATGACTGAATTTgcaaagatttttttaaaaaaataattgtttctcTACTATTTAGTAGACGAATCAGTTTCTAAACAAAAGTATTCCTCTTTCATCTTTGATTCTTTATTCCACTTATTTGTTCCACTAATTCCTCTAttaataaccttttttttttgctccaagctataatatattttagttattctaaattttcatttcattgaaatttttaataaattacttCGGCATACATACTCCATTAGGAAACTCATGTGTTGAATATGAAGCTTGATTAAAAGAAATAGTggtgatgattggttcgacTGTGGCTTAAAAAATTTAACTGTAGATGTTTAGTTGTAGATAAATTGGTTGTAGTTGTAAAGTTGTTGCTGTAGACTTTTTCTGCAGAGACTTTTGTTGTAAttaaatttgttgtagctgtaagttataggctgtagatattttaaaataaaatatatgaaatatgtgttgtatatataaaattattattttatgaattaaaataatttatattaatatttttgtttataaattatcaaaaatttttgtaatttaaaaagtgatatgcaaataatatttatattatttaaatatcttaataattaaaaaacactcaaattcaaaattaaaatatttataaaagtttttattatgattatataatttatttgatattatagatatctttttttacattttacagattctacagcctataaaaatatgatgtagcatttttgcctaaaatgcataataaaaagttttgctttattttttttgctgtagctttaaaaataaagctaaagcatgattggtaaaattaaataaaaacttgatgtagattttaatttttaaaagtaaagctaaagcatgattggtaaaatttagtgatttaaaaataaataaagctaaagtatGGAGATaaagcccaaccaatcacccccagtATCTCCAAACTAATTTGGCACCAAGATGATTTATCTTGAGTGtcgattatgattatatatccGAATCTTTTGTAATGTTCATTCATGTGACCATATCATGCAAAATAAGAGAAGACTTACGAGAAGAAGGTGTTCAATCTGATACATGTTTAGCTCAGCTTCATCTCCTTGGTTGAGATCAATAAGCGCATCCAGAAAATCCTTGCTCGAAACATCTTTATCCTCCGTCTGCAATGAGTTTCCCTTGATTCGATCATCGTACAATCTTCTGAAAGCCCTAAACAACCTCTCCGAGCAGTCCTTGAACTTCTTTCTAGTACCTTGCACGTCAAGAAATCTCATAAATGGGAAAAAGTCAGCAAGGTCTGTATTTCCTGCAGATTCCATGACACCAATCACCATGTCCTGGAAGTCACTGGACTTCCTGGAGTCGTAGTTACCGAGGTcgattgaaaacaaaatattagaaataatattGAGGGCTGTGACGAAGGATGCACGAGAAATGTCAACAGCTTCTTCTCTATCACTGCATTCACTCACGAAGGTGATTAGTTCTTGCACCTTCTTCATCCGTAGAGCTTGGGTGGCCTCGATACGCTGTGGTGAGAACAGATGAGTAACTGATATTTTCCTCAACAGCctgaaaaatataacataattatttttttaatcaaatacaCAAATCTATTGGTTCGGTTAAGGTAACTATATGTTATGTATACAGCAGTTATATATCCGGGACAGTCATCTAGTATAATGAGGATAATATTTTGGTAATGACCGGgatagctcagttggtagagcaGATGACAAATAAAAAGACTAccaataggaaaaaaaaaacttagcaaCGGTTACCTCAAACCACTTAGACCGATGTTTCATCAGTGCTAGCTACCGGATTTGAGTTCAAGTCTAGTGGATCGCAAAGATCATCATGGTCAAAGATCTTAAACTTTCTAGTtgatagaaaagaaaaacaatgagTTACCTCCAAAGAGGAGATGATGGATGAAGCCAAGCGACAGAAAAAGAATGATGATCAATGGATCGTACGGCTTCATTCCAGTAGCGGCCAGACAAGATTTGGTCTTGTGTTCGTAGAACCTCTCGCGCAGCGTTTGGTGAAGCTATGACCACTGTATTTAGACATCCAAGCTTAAGACTCATGACTGGTCCATATGTTTCCGAGAGGTGGGCAAATGAGCGGTGTGGGTTCTTTCCCACTAGGTGCATGTTTCCGATGATGGGTAACCGTGGAGGTCCCGGAGGCAGCGCTGCAGCTCCGTGAGAGCTCCTTCGGGATCTTACGGTTGTGAAGATAAGGAAACATGAtaagataaaacaaaagaaaagaaacagagcTTGTCCTGAGATGATGTCCATCTGTGTGTTCTCAAGTGATAATAAAACTACACaaatataactactatatatattatatcttgGACATCATCTCAAGACGAGTTTTGTATCATGTTATCATGTTTCCTTATCTAAAGTCGACAAAAACAaggaaactttatatttatttattttgaaagttCCAAATCGACCTATACCGTCGATAAGCTCCAAATTCTTGCTAGTGGACGTCATTTGCGACCAAGGATCCATCACACACTAGATACGTACACGTACCGGCGTAAACAGTCGTTAAGATATTGTATATAGTTGTTTGAGCTAAAGTCCAaagcataaaacaaaatttatttactgTTTATATATTGTGCAAGGTAACACCAAAACCTTGGTCCATTTCTAGGACCCTGCTGTTTATCTTCTTATCTTCGCTGTTGCTAATAATATACCCAGTTGAAACCAAACGACAAATCAATTCATTCATATGTCATAAGCAGGCAATCTCATATATTGGATAGACAAAGACATGTGGAAATGAAGATACTTAGGcggaagaaaaataattttatgagt
This window encodes:
- the LOC103866218 gene encoding cytochrome P450 76C4 isoform X3; translated protein: MDIISGQALFLFFCFILSCFLIFTTVRSRRSSHGAAALPPGPPRLPIIGNMHLVGKNPHRSFAHLSETYGPVMSLKLGCLNTVVIASPNAAREVLRTQDQILSGRYWNEAVRSIDHHSFSVAWLHPSSPLWRLLRKISVTHLFSPQRIEATQALRMKKVQELITFVSECSDREEAVDISRASFVTALNIISNILFSIDLGNYDSRKSSDFQDMVIGVMESAGNTDLADFFPFMRFLDVQGTRKKFKDCSERLFRAFRRLYDDRIKGNSLQTEDKDVSSKDFLDALIDLNQGDEAELNMYQIEHLLLYVHLPVRTYFQPAQTQTLVRWNGQ
- the LOC103866218 gene encoding cytochrome P450 76C4 isoform X2 — protein: MDIISGQALFLFFCFILSCFLIFTTVRSRRSSHGAAALPPGPPRLPIIGNMHLVGKNPHRSFAHLSETYGPVMSLKLGCLNTVVIASPNAAREVLRTQDQILSGRYWNEAVRSIDHHSFSVAWLHPSSPLWRLLRKISVTHLFSPQRIEATQALRMKKVQELITFVSECSDREEAVDISRASFVTALNIISNILFSIDLGNYDSRKSSDFQDMVIGVMESAGNTDLADFFPFMRFLDVQGTRKKFKDCSERLFRAFRRLYDDRIKGNSLQTEDKDVSSKDFLDALIDLNQGDEAELNMYQIEHLLLDLFSAGTDTNSSTVEWAMTELLQNPKAMTKVQDEIDSVIGQNGVVQESDISQLPYLQAVVKETFRLHLLGLG
- the LOC103866218 gene encoding cytochrome P450 76C4 isoform X1, whose product is MDIISGQALFLFFCFILSCFLIFTTVRSRRSSHGAAALPPGPPRLPIIGNMHLVGKNPHRSFAHLSETYGPVMSLKLGCLNTVVIASPNAAREVLRTQDQILSGRYWNEAVRSIDHHSFSVAWLHPSSPLWRLLRKISVTHLFSPQRIEATQALRMKKVQELITFVSECSDREEAVDISRASFVTALNIISNILFSIDLGNYDSRKSSDFQDMVIGVMESAGNTDLADFFPFMRFLDVQGTRKKFKDCSERLFRAFRRLYDDRIKGNSLQTEDKDVSSKDFLDALIDLNQGDEAELNMYQIEHLLLDMFAAGTDTSSSTLEWAMAELLNNPKSLAIAQAEMDCVIGQNDIIQESDISHLPYLQAVVKETFQFHRAAPFLVPRKAEADVEVLGFMVSKDTQVLVNVWAIGRDPAMWENPIRFEPERFLSKETDVKGRDYELTPFGGGRRICPGLPLAVVTVSLMLTSLLYFFDWKLPNGVASEDLDMDETFGITLHRTNPLHAVPVKKRAYK